Proteins encoded together in one Penicillium digitatum chromosome 1, complete sequence window:
- a CDS encoding Transcription factor, which yields MPRPQALPLCNCLARTAQALNRFLTFSTRSSEPFYIPLDEVLILGESFIDHWELLYGCPVADAHLDARTLEMMIDAAIKMLTLFEAAVSSMIGGWRGTQPHGGGVGI from the coding sequence ATGCCCCGCCCTCAAGCCCTACCGCTTTGCAACTGTCTCGCCCGGACAGCACAAGCCCTCAATCGCTTCCTAACCTTCTCGACTAGATCTTCAGAGCCATTCTACATACCTCTAGATGAAGTCCTCATTCTCGGAGAATCTTTCATCGATCACTGGGAACTATTGTATGGCTGCCCCGTAGCCGATGCCCATCTAGATGCACGAACGCTGGAAATGATGATAGATGCGGCCATCAAGATGCTCACGCTATTTGAGGCGGCAGTTTCGTCAATGATCGGAGGCTGGCGTGGGACCCAGCCTCACGGTGGGGGTGTTGGTATATGA
- a CDS encoding Protein kinase-like domain: MIHVAQNTRVPVPKVFAYYTYGPIDRDVGDYGGLYDTYIFMSFIAGETLHTAWDSFGVSAKSQISRQIASYIQEIRNIGNVGYIGSIDHGPVTDRSLATSLDKGPFDSERDFNTALINAYQKTVPKRHIKSFLSGMLSQSHRILFTHGDIRPQNVMVKDGHVVAIIDWERSGWYPEYWEFAKALLVWGWQSDWTDYLLQILQPYHAEFFIHSFLMEKLLI; this comes from the exons ATGATTCATGTTGCGCAGAATACAAGGGTTCCTGTGCCCAAAGTTTTTGCATATTATACGTACGGTCCAATTGATCGTGATGTTGGCGATTACGGAGGCCTTTATGATACCTACATCTTCATGAGTTTCATTGCCGGCGAAACACTCCACACAGCTTGGGACTCTTTTGGCGTCTCCGCCAAATCCCAAATTTCAAGACAAATTGCAAGCTATATCCAGGAGATCCGCAATATAGGGAACGTTGGCTATATTGGCTCCATAGATCATGGTCCTGTTACTGACCGCAGTTTAGCGACCTCTCTTGACAAAG GCCCATTCGATTCGGAGCGGGACTTTAACACGGCTCTCATTAACGCCTATCAAAAGACTGTGCCGAAACGCCACATCAAAAGTTTTCTTAGTGGAATGCTTTCTCAATCCCACCGCATCTTATTTACGCATGGTGATATCCGGCCTCAGAATGTTATGGTGAAAGATGGACATGTGGTCGCCATTATAGACTGGGAGCGAAGTGGTTGGTATCCAGAATACTGGGAATTCGCAAAGGCACTACTTGTATGGGGCTGGCAGAGTGATTGGACAGACTATCTGTTGCAAATCCTTCAACCGTATCACGCTGAATTCTTCATACACTCTTTTTTGATGGAAAAGCTATTGATTTAG